A single window of Mycoplasma bradburyae DNA harbors:
- the rsmA gene encoding 16S rRNA (adenine(1518)-N(6)/adenine(1519)-N(6))-dimethyltransferase RsmA, which translates to MINKINNFLKNNEFSPSKERGQNFLIDTNIINKIVQTVNDTNPSKVLEIGPGLGAISEQLIKQHKTNYHAIELDKKLFNYLNNDLLKDQITHNDALKIEWDVIFDELGNNPAMVGNLPYNISSKLIKKFILSSYRTAIIMVQKEMALRLLAKINSKDYSSFSVLCQYHLDVKKVIEINENSFIPKPKIKSTLLLLEKKDIDFNEGYEKFLKLIFLQRRKTILNNLKNNYNPELIRQSLNRLELKESSRAQELSKEQLFRLYELLS; encoded by the coding sequence TTGATTAACAAAATTAATAATTTCTTAAAAAATAATGAATTTTCGCCTTCTAAAGAAAGAGGGCAAAATTTTTTAATTGACACTAATATCATTAATAAAATTGTGCAAACAGTTAATGACACTAATCCTTCAAAAGTATTGGAAATAGGTCCAGGATTAGGAGCTATTAGTGAACAATTAATCAAACAACATAAAACTAATTATCATGCGATTGAATTAGATAAGAAATTATTTAATTACCTTAACAATGATTTACTTAAAGATCAAATAACCCATAACGATGCTTTAAAGATTGAATGAGATGTAATATTTGATGAACTTGGTAACAACCCTGCAATGGTAGGTAATTTACCTTACAATATTTCTTCTAAGTTAATTAAGAAATTTATTTTATCAAGTTATCGAACAGCCATTATTATGGTTCAAAAAGAAATGGCTTTAAGGTTATTAGCTAAAATCAATTCTAAAGACTATTCATCTTTTAGTGTATTATGTCAATATCATTTAGACGTTAAGAAAGTTATTGAAATAAATGAAAATTCATTTATTCCCAAGCCAAAAATTAAATCAACTTTATTACTTTTAGAAAAAAAAGATATAGATTTTAATGAGGGATATGAGAAGTTTTTAAAATTGATTTTCTTACAAAGAAGAAAAACAATTTTAAACAACTTAAAAAATAATTACAATCCAGAACTAATTAGACAAAGCCTTAATAGGTTAGAACTTAAAGAAAGTTCAAGAGCTCAAGAGTTATCAAAAGAACAATTGTTCAGGTTGTATGAATTATTATCGTAG
- the argS gene encoding arginine--tRNA ligase has product MIFTKIKKCVNQALEELNLPSNVEYLIQQTKNIKFGDFSSNIAMVLSKIDNKNPEEIANQIIGKINPDEFEKITFSKPGFINFFLSNTDKLSIIKELQNQDYEINKLPENERDSINIEFVSANPTGFLHLGHVRNAFTGDVLGNILKAVGHNVTKEYWINDLGNQVNLFALSSIIRYLEKLGVTKYAMPEDSYHGKEPIFVADEIIKDFGDKYKDIEIVDNKIVDQKIANELIEYCTNKMLHFIKQDLALIGVNMDVWTSEKVVYQSNTLQALLDNQLKDHIYNKDGAVWLKTTDGGDDKDRVIFKENKAPTYFGTDIANHYLKYKRGFNRLINVWGADHFGHVLRTTYAAELSGVPKGNFIVVLIEMVKLLQNNKEIKFSKRLGNAISIPDMLEFLSKDAARWFMLNQSWTSGINIDVDISNKKDSSNPVYYVQYAHARIHKLLTKIDKIDFSKVDLSLLNSDIERTLINHLASFEYYVHNVATTYDVNKLLTFVYTLAKNFHSWYNSHEILNQEDNIKYTRLALAKSIKILINYLLKLFGISAPEQM; this is encoded by the coding sequence ATGATTTTTACAAAAATTAAAAAGTGCGTTAACCAAGCATTAGAAGAATTAAACCTACCTAGTAATGTTGAATATTTAATTCAACAAACAAAAAATATTAAGTTTGGTGATTTTAGTAGTAATATTGCTATGGTATTATCAAAAATTGATAATAAAAACCCAGAAGAAATTGCGAATCAAATCATTGGAAAAATCAATCCAGATGAATTTGAAAAAATTACTTTTTCAAAACCAGGATTTATTAACTTCTTTTTAAGCAATACTGATAAACTATCAATAATTAAAGAGTTACAAAACCAAGATTACGAGATTAACAAATTACCAGAAAATGAGAGAGATTCAATTAATATTGAATTTGTATCAGCTAATCCTACTGGATTTTTACATCTAGGACATGTAAGAAATGCTTTTACTGGTGATGTTTTAGGTAATATTTTAAAAGCAGTTGGACATAATGTAACCAAGGAATATTGGATTAATGATTTAGGTAACCAAGTTAATTTATTTGCCCTATCTTCAATAATTCGTTATTTAGAAAAATTGGGTGTAACTAAATACGCTATGCCAGAAGATTCTTACCACGGAAAAGAACCTATTTTTGTGGCAGATGAAATTATCAAAGATTTTGGCGATAAATACAAGGATATTGAGATTGTTGATAACAAGATAGTTGACCAAAAAATCGCTAACGAACTAATCGAATATTGTACTAATAAAATGCTTCATTTTATTAAACAAGACTTAGCGTTAATTGGTGTTAATATGGATGTTTGAACTAGCGAGAAAGTTGTATATCAATCTAACACATTACAAGCACTATTAGATAACCAACTAAAAGATCATATTTATAACAAAGACGGTGCTGTTTGATTAAAAACAACTGATGGTGGTGATGATAAGGATAGAGTTATTTTTAAAGAAAATAAAGCTCCTACTTATTTTGGTACGGATATTGCTAATCACTATCTAAAATATAAAAGAGGTTTTAACCGTTTAATAAATGTTTGAGGAGCTGACCATTTCGGACACGTATTAAGAACAACATATGCAGCCGAATTATCAGGAGTACCAAAAGGTAATTTTATTGTTGTTCTTATTGAAATGGTTAAACTATTGCAAAACAATAAAGAAATTAAGTTCTCTAAACGTTTAGGTAATGCTATTAGTATTCCTGATATGTTGGAATTCTTATCTAAAGATGCTGCTAGATGGTTTATGCTTAACCAATCCTGAACTAGCGGTATTAATATTGATGTTGATATCTCGAATAAAAAAGATAGTTCGAATCCTGTTTATTATGTTCAATACGCTCACGCAAGAATTCATAAACTATTAACAAAAATCGATAAAATCGATTTTTCTAAAGTTGATTTAAGTTTATTAAATTCTGATATTGAAAGAACATTAATCAACCATTTAGCTAGTTTTGAATATTATGTTCATAATGTAGCTACAACTTATGATGTTAATAAGTTATTAACCTTTGTTTATACATTAGCTAAGAACTTCCATAGCTGATATAACTCTCATGAAATTCTAAACCAAGAAGATAATATTAAATATACAAGATTAGCATTAGCTAAATCAATTAAAATATTAATAAACTATCTTTTAAAATTATTTGGAATCAGTGCTCCAGAGCAAATGTAA
- the rpmH gene encoding 50S ribosomal protein L34: MKRTYQPNKRKRAKTHGFRARMATASGRAVLAARKRKGRHILTVSDQAR, encoded by the coding sequence ATGAAAAGAACATACCAACCAAATAAAAGAAAACGAGCTAAAACTCACGGATTTAGAGCAAGAATGGCTACTGCTTCAGGTAGAGCTGTATTAGCTGCTAGAAAAAGAAAAGGTAGACACATTCTAACTGTTTCTGATCAAGCAAGATAA
- a CDS encoding GHMP family kinase ATP-binding protein: MNYYRSYGKVNFYLKIKTYHPEIKKHTLDSKLIITKDYYDDIYLQRSKDTQIEYFDEQNQPLVFSDDILLRTKKYLEKKLNQIFNFRVKVIKKIPTLAGMGSASSNAAVLINWIYQEWNIKNQIPYYDIATELGSDIPFFISLKECAIIKNFGDVVIDSNIDGYEIDQIIFNNKKPSTKRIFELLDHSKINPNDLNDLEKPFFSLFPELYQPFKELKKHNNHVLLSGAGSSFVVFKKLK, from the coding sequence ATGAATTATTATCGTAGCTATGGTAAGGTCAATTTTTATTTAAAAATAAAAACTTACCACCCTGAAATAAAAAAACATACTTTAGATTCTAAACTAATTATTACTAAGGATTATTACGATGATATTTATTTGCAAAGATCTAAAGATACGCAGATTGAATATTTTGACGAACAAAACCAACCCTTAGTTTTTAGTGATGATATCTTATTAAGAACTAAAAAATATTTAGAAAAAAAACTTAACCAAATATTTAATTTCAGGGTTAAAGTAATTAAGAAAATACCAACCCTTGCTGGTATGGGTTCGGCTTCTAGTAATGCTGCTGTTTTAATTAATTGAATATATCAAGAATGAAATATAAAAAACCAAATCCCTTATTACGATATAGCCACAGAATTAGGTAGTGACATTCCTTTTTTCATATCATTAAAAGAATGTGCGATTATAAAAAACTTTGGTGACGTAGTTATTGATTCTAACATTGACGGTTATGAAATCGATCAGATTATCTTTAACAATAAAAAACCAAGCACAAAAAGAATTTTTGAATTGTTAGATCATTCAAAAATTAACCCAAATGATTTAAACGATTTAGAAAAACCTTTTTTTAGTTTGTTTCCGGAATTATATCAACCCTTTAAAGAACTAAAAAAACATAATAACCATGTATTACTATCAGGGGCTGGTAGTAGTTTTGTTGTTTTTAAAAAGTTAAAGTAA
- a CDS encoding ABC transporter ATP-binding protein — MKNINIDAKPGEKIALIGKTGSGKTTIANLINRFYDVSDGQIFFDDYPITLVDINSIRKTVGIVLQSTELFTGTIRENIAYGNKDAKLEDIIEAAKLANAHDFIMNLPNEYDTHITNNGEGLSQGQKQLLAIARVSLMNPAIMVLDEATSNIDSRTEKVIKESMDKLMNNRTTFAIAHRLSTIKNSNKILVIQEGEIVEEGNHETLIAKKGLYESFYNSSFNEEIS, encoded by the coding sequence TTAAAAAATATTAATATTGATGCTAAGCCAGGCGAAAAGATCGCTTTAATAGGTAAAACTGGTTCAGGTAAAACTACGATTGCTAACCTTATTAATCGTTTCTATGATGTTAGCGATGGTCAAATCTTCTTTGATGATTATCCAATTACTTTAGTAGATATTAATTCAATCCGTAAAACAGTAGGTATTGTTTTACAATCGACTGAATTATTTACAGGCACTATTCGCGAGAATATTGCTTATGGTAATAAAGATGCTAAGCTAGAAGATATTATTGAAGCTGCTAAATTAGCAAATGCTCATGACTTTATTATGAATTTACCTAATGAATATGATACGCATATTACAAACAATGGTGAAGGTTTATCTCAAGGTCAAAAACAATTGTTAGCAATTGCTAGAGTAAGTTTAATGAATCCAGCAATCATGGTGCTCGATGAAGCTACTTCAAATATTGATAGTAGAACAGAGAAAGTCATTAAGGAATCGATGGATAAATTAATGAATAATCGAACAACATTTGCGATAGCTCATAGATTATCAACAATCAAAAATTCTAATAAAATCTTGGTAATTCAAGAAGGTGAAATTGTTGAAGAAGGCAACCATGAAACATTAATAGCTAAAAAAGGTTTATACGAATCTTTCTACAATTCTTCATTTAATGAAGAGATCAGTTAG
- a CDS encoding MnuA family membrane nuclease, whose amino-acid sequence MKNNNRVNKTNNKLVVTGIILLLLILILGFGGYYVYTNFYKNKSENTTKLDDKTQPTNGNVSNNNKYKKVGDLRLLSWNVLNFGNKYTPSTNKFMNIVKTIQESNADVVGLTEINYNNEDIVRNVANSLGASWSYTFSGNNFNVNFSRSRESVAILYKNNVVQPETSNSINPNDTYTRPLWYTKFKTVGYDYSFITFFGHFDAPGANSKNNEANAKGYRGQGGQEISEAKAIATVFTSLKATYPNTDIIGAADTNIKEANNSVFDSNEYSLNYIDFNDNKEYYRTTISNNNYYANSYDKWFVYDANKSNILKDKNIPYKVDVINAFNDKIWDKEKTLNAWLSSDKAKKYPKPTDIQLVLNVSDHAPIILDLNYKNNM is encoded by the coding sequence ATGAAAAATAATAATAGGGTTAATAAAACTAATAATAAATTAGTAGTAACAGGCATAATATTACTGTTACTAATACTTATTCTAGGGTTTGGTGGGTATTATGTTTATACGAATTTTTATAAAAACAAATCAGAAAATACCACTAAATTAGATGATAAAACACAACCTACCAATGGTAATGTTTCAAACAATAATAAATATAAAAAAGTAGGCGATTTACGATTACTTAGTTGAAATGTCCTTAATTTTGGTAATAAATACACACCTAGCACTAATAAGTTCATGAATATTGTTAAAACTATTCAAGAATCTAATGCTGATGTTGTAGGTTTAACTGAAATTAATTACAACAACGAAGACATTGTAAGAAATGTCGCTAATTCTTTAGGTGCTTCTTGAAGCTACACCTTTAGTGGAAATAATTTTAATGTCAATTTTAGTAGATCTAGAGAATCTGTTGCTATTCTTTATAAAAATAATGTAGTTCAACCAGAAACATCTAATTCAATTAATCCTAATGATACTTATACTAGACCGCTTTGATACACTAAGTTTAAAACTGTAGGCTATGATTACAGTTTTATAACTTTCTTTGGTCATTTTGATGCTCCTGGAGCTAATTCTAAGAATAACGAAGCTAATGCTAAAGGGTATAGAGGTCAAGGTGGACAAGAAATAAGTGAAGCAAAAGCAATTGCTACAGTATTTACTTCACTTAAAGCAACTTATCCAAACACTGACATAATCGGTGCTGCTGATACAAATATTAAAGAAGCTAACAATAGCGTATTTGATTCAAATGAATATTCATTAAACTATATTGATTTTAATGATAATAAAGAATATTATAGAACCACAATAAGCAATAATAATTATTATGCTAATTCTTATGATAAATGGTTCGTATATGACGCTAACAAATCTAATATCTTAAAAGATAAAAATATTCCTTATAAGGTAGATGTCATTAATGCGTTTAATGATAAGATTTGGGATAAAGAAAAAACACTTAATGCTTGGTTATCATCTGATAAAGCTAAAAAATATCCTAAACCAACCGATATTCAATTAGTATTAAATGTATCGGATCATGCACCTATTATTCTAGATCTAAATTATAAGAATAATATGTAG
- the yidC gene encoding membrane protein insertase YidC: MSKIHSEIVTQSFNPFWSAATVKERSKINPNVKKTFNYLWKFFKICLFLFITVVGLWGCTQNYSESWTVTNPKLGVGLEVGYSYGTTGDYRYDLMTSNSGPYFTFSDYELSYGPFLAWFVWPATQIVLPIIYQTRVPLNQGIDYGFNTILGILVLLFIIRLITIGITLNSTLNTERMGEVQGKIAEINAKYKNANDSQSKKMKQIEMMQLYRKHKIKPAALFVQAFITIPIFLIVFKMVSLTRPIKATVLFSIWDLSVTPGSQIISDISHNWVYIFFVLLVVPMQIISQWLPQRWATKRNRNAKTTSQKGLEQLKKTRRIQWIMICVFAFFPVITPSAVGLYWFLNSIFTILQSYITHVFIIKRRQKTKTLSKLDQILNRELD, translated from the coding sequence ATGAGTAAAATACATTCTGAGATTGTAACTCAGTCGTTTAATCCTTTCTGGAGTGCTGCGACAGTTAAAGAAAGATCAAAAATAAATCCAAATGTTAAGAAAACTTTTAACTATTTATGAAAGTTTTTTAAGATTTGTTTATTTTTATTTATTACCGTAGTTGGGCTTTGAGGGTGTACTCAAAACTATTCTGAAAGTTGAACTGTAACCAATCCGAAATTAGGTGTAGGTTTAGAAGTGGGTTATAGTTATGGGACTACCGGAGATTATCGTTATGATTTAATGACAAGCAACTCAGGTCCTTATTTTACTTTTTCAGATTACGAACTATCATATGGTCCGTTTTTAGCTTGGTTTGTGTGACCGGCTACCCAAATTGTTTTACCTATTATTTATCAAACTAGAGTTCCTCTTAATCAGGGAATTGATTACGGTTTTAATACAATTCTAGGGATCTTAGTTTTACTGTTTATCATTAGATTAATTACGATCGGTATTACCTTAAACTCTACATTAAATACTGAAAGAATGGGTGAAGTTCAAGGTAAGATAGCTGAGATTAATGCTAAGTATAAGAATGCTAATGATTCGCAATCTAAGAAGATGAAGCAAATCGAAATGATGCAACTTTATCGTAAACACAAGATTAAACCTGCAGCATTATTCGTTCAAGCATTCATTACTATACCAATTTTCTTAATTGTCTTTAAAATGGTTTCTTTAACAAGACCAATTAAAGCGACAGTTTTATTTAGTATTTGAGATTTATCAGTGACACCTGGTTCGCAAATCATCTCAGATATTTCACATAATTGGGTTTACATTTTCTTCGTTTTATTAGTTGTTCCTATGCAAATTATTTCGCAATGATTACCACAACGTTGAGCTACTAAGAGAAATAGAAATGCTAAAACAACTTCACAAAAAGGTTTAGAACAACTTAAGAAAACAAGAAGAATTCAATGAATCATGATTTGTGTCTTTGCGTTCTTCCCAGTTATTACTCCTTCTGCTGTAGGATTATATTGGTTCCTAAACTCAATATTTACAATTCTGCAATCTTACATTACTCACGTTTTCATTATTAAACGTAGACAAAAAACTAAAACATTATCTAAACTAGATCAAATTCTGAATCGTGAACTTGATTAA
- a CDS encoding DnaA ATPase domain-containing protein translates to MKDKLRTFLEKISTNFNEMNSELLEAFIKDIEFISEENDNIYLCFESQYFFNEFKNKFQHLINAENTVVFNDFLSLEWKKYIKETKRINLLNKKESELLKEKLEHSKKQQKYKINPLSRGIKDKLTFDNYLVFEFNEEAVYLAKKVADKTADINWNPIIIEGKPGCGKSHLLQAIANERQRLFPEEKICVLSSDDFGSEFLKSIIAPDPTHIESFKSKYKDYDLLMIDDVQIISNRPKTNETFFTIFNSLVDQKKNIVITLDCRIEEIQDKLNARMISRFQRGVNVKINKPTKKEIIQIFKQKFKENNLDNYIDEHLIEEISDFDEGDIRKIEGSVAKLIFMNQMYSSTKTKEQILKSFIEKVTNRRDLILSKDPKYVFEKIKYHFNIDEDALKSSKRKKDIVQARHICMYILKTIYNQNLSQIGKLLKKDHTTVKHAIEKVEEGIENDPNMKSFIDIFKN, encoded by the coding sequence ATGAAAGATAAACTGCGAACTTTTTTGGAAAAAATATCAACAAATTTTAATGAAATGAATTCCGAACTCTTGGAAGCTTTCATTAAAGATATTGAATTTATTTCTGAAGAGAATGACAATATTTATTTATGTTTCGAAAGTCAATATTTTTTCAACGAATTTAAAAACAAATTTCAACATCTAATAAATGCGGAAAATACCGTTGTTTTTAATGATTTTCTATCTCTAGAATGAAAAAAATACATTAAAGAAACTAAACGCATTAATTTATTAAATAAAAAAGAATCCGAATTATTAAAAGAAAAATTAGAGCATTCGAAAAAACAACAAAAATACAAAATCAATCCTTTATCTAGAGGAATTAAAGATAAGTTGACTTTTGATAATTATTTAGTATTTGAATTTAATGAAGAAGCAGTTTATCTAGCTAAAAAGGTAGCAGACAAAACTGCGGATATTAATTGGAACCCAATAATAATTGAAGGTAAGCCTGGTTGTGGTAAAAGTCACTTACTCCAAGCTATAGCAAACGAAAGACAACGCTTATTTCCTGAGGAAAAAATTTGTGTTTTATCTTCAGATGATTTTGGTTCTGAATTTTTAAAATCAATAATTGCTCCAGACCCTACACATATAGAATCGTTCAAATCTAAATACAAAGATTATGATCTCTTGATGATAGACGATGTTCAGATAATATCGAATCGGCCTAAAACTAATGAAACATTCTTTACAATTTTCAACTCTCTAGTAGATCAAAAGAAGAACATAGTTATAACCCTTGATTGCAGAATAGAAGAAATTCAAGACAAATTAAACGCTAGAATGATTTCAAGATTCCAAAGAGGTGTTAATGTAAAAATAAATAAACCCACTAAAAAGGAAATCATTCAAATCTTCAAGCAAAAATTCAAAGAGAATAACTTAGACAACTATATTGATGAACACTTAATTGAAGAAATATCTGACTTCGATGAAGGAGATATCCGTAAAATAGAAGGATCAGTAGCTAAACTTATTTTTATGAATCAAATGTATAGTTCTACAAAAACAAAAGAACAGATCCTTAAAAGCTTCATTGAAAAAGTGACTAATAGACGTGATTTAATTTTATCTAAAGATCCTAAATACGTATTTGAAAAAATCAAATACCATTTTAATATTGATGAAGATGCTTTAAAATCTTCTAAACGAAAAAAAGATATCGTACAAGCACGACATATTTGTATGTACATTCTTAAGACTATATATAATCAAAATTTAAGTCAAATTGGAAAATTGTTAAAAAAAGACCATACAACGGTAAAACACGCTATTGAAAAGGTTGAAGAAGGGATCGAAAACGATCCAAATATGAAGAGTTTTATAGATATCTTTAAAAATTAA
- the rnpA gene encoding ribonuclease P protein component, with translation MKRENSLKKTTNFLEIVKTKSKYYSNTYVIFAKKNNESKAKIGIVVPKKLFSKAVTRNKIKRQVRSFLSDFTDWNKSLNLLIKVNNCRYLDNTYLENKKDLFDTYKRLIQKFKANLI, from the coding sequence ATGAAAAGAGAAAATAGTTTAAAGAAAACAACTAATTTTCTAGAAATAGTTAAAACAAAAAGCAAATATTACTCAAATACTTATGTAATATTTGCTAAAAAAAACAACGAATCCAAGGCTAAAATTGGAATCGTTGTGCCCAAAAAACTTTTTAGTAAAGCAGTAACAAGAAACAAAATAAAGCGACAAGTAAGAAGTTTCTTGTCTGATTTTACTGATTGAAATAAGAGTTTAAATCTTTTAATCAAGGTTAATAATTGTCGTTATTTAGATAACACTTATCTAGAAAACAAAAAAGATCTCTTTGATACTTATAAAAGATTAATTCAAAAATTCAAAGCAAATTTAATTTAA
- a CDS encoding ABC transporter ATP-binding protein has product MLKILLYKATKSFKFHISIVPFFLLIESLTTVLVPYFISDLINYGIIANDKEALTKYSLILLGIAVVGFISGFIGGRSITVASVEFAKQLRVNIFTRFQSFSAKNIDKFDKASVLTRTTTDINYIQTSIESFRMAIRGFSVFLCALILMLITSWKLGVSSLVVIPIILLGITIVYRLIIGDYKKVFREYDELNNLAKESISGMRVVKSYHQQDSEIKKFNRVTNFIYKNFTKIEKISALIQPIVLLCIYSLSIAIAWFGTKDILAGSLNIGDLTSVLAYAFQMLINLLLLTFVYVTIITAKPSKDRIIEILTEKIDIKNKQNPIKTIENFDVEFKNVSFKYIDDNPHYNLENINIKIKQGQTIGIIGPTGSGKTSIVNLLSRLYESNEGQVLINNIPVNEYSLETLRETIGIVPQKNILYSGTIKENILMGKDYSDDDINKAISQAQAKEFINKLPNNVDSEVEQNGANFSGGQKQRICIARAMIKKPKILVFDDSTSALDTKTDALIQESFNNDFKESSKILISQRISSIKNADEIYVLNNGKVVANGTHDYLIQNCELYREINISQTEQ; this is encoded by the coding sequence ATGCTTAAAATATTGTTATATAAGGCTACTAAATCTTTTAAATTTCACATATCGATTGTACCGTTTTTTCTTCTTATTGAAAGTTTAACAACGGTATTAGTGCCTTACTTTATTTCAGATTTAATTAATTACGGAATTATAGCAAACGACAAAGAAGCATTAACAAAATATTCATTAATATTACTTGGAATAGCAGTAGTAGGATTTATCTCTGGTTTTATTGGGGGTAGATCTATTACTGTTGCTTCTGTAGAATTTGCTAAGCAATTACGTGTTAATATTTTTACAAGATTCCAAAGCTTTTCAGCTAAAAACATTGACAAGTTTGATAAAGCTAGTGTTCTTACTAGAACGACAACAGATATTAACTATATTCAAACAAGTATTGAATCATTTAGAATGGCAATAAGAGGATTTTCAGTTTTCTTATGCGCTTTAATTTTAATGCTTATAACTAGTTGAAAACTAGGAGTATCTTCATTAGTAGTTATTCCGATTATTTTATTAGGTATAACTATTGTTTATCGCTTGATCATCGGCGATTACAAAAAAGTGTTTAGAGAATATGACGAACTAAATAATTTAGCCAAAGAATCAATCTCAGGTATGAGAGTTGTTAAGTCGTATCACCAACAAGATAGCGAAATTAAAAAGTTTAATAGAGTTACTAACTTTATCTATAAAAACTTTACAAAAATTGAAAAAATCAGTGCTTTAATTCAACCTATTGTATTACTGTGTATTTATTCTTTATCAATAGCTATCGCTTGATTCGGAACCAAGGATATTCTTGCTGGTAGTCTTAATATCGGTGATCTAACATCTGTTTTAGCTTATGCTTTCCAAATGCTAATAAACTTATTATTATTAACATTTGTTTATGTAACGATTATCACTGCTAAACCATCTAAAGATCGTATTATTGAGATACTAACTGAAAAGATTGATATCAAAAATAAACAAAACCCTATTAAAACTATTGAGAATTTTGATGTTGAATTTAAAAACGTTAGTTTTAAATATATTGATGATAATCCACACTATAACCTCGAAAATATCAATATCAAAATAAAACAAGGTCAAACAATCGGAATTATCGGACCTACTGGTTCAGGTAAAACTAGTATTGTTAATTTATTATCAAGACTTTATGAATCTAATGAAGGTCAAGTGTTGATTAACAATATTCCAGTTAATGAGTACAGTCTTGAAACATTAAGAGAAACAATCGGAATTGTTCCACAAAAGAACATTCTTTATTCAGGAACGATTAAAGAAAATATTTTGATGGGTAAGGACTACTCAGATGATGATATTAATAAAGCAATTTCTCAAGCACAAGCTAAAGAATTTATTAATAAATTACCTAATAATGTTGATTCAGAAGTAGAACAAAACGGAGCCAATTTTTCAGGTGGGCAAAAACAAAGAATTTGCATTGCTAGAGCAATGATCAAAAAACCTAAAATTCTTGTTTTTGATGACTCAACTTCTGCACTAGACACTAAAACAGATGCCCTGATTCAAGAAAGTTTCAATAATGATTTCAAAGAATCAAGCAAAATTTTAATTTCACAAAGAATTTCATCTATTAAAAATGCTGATGAAATCTATGTTTTAAACAACGGTAAAGTTGTGGCTAATGGTACCCACGATTACTTAATTCAAAATTGTGAATTATATCGCGAAATCAACATATCTCAAACCGAGCAATAA